The proteins below are encoded in one region of Streptomyces roseirectus:
- the ssd gene encoding septum site-determining protein Ssd has product MSGSVTHDPPPTASGRQGRPLIVTEDVCLLDDLLRLCAAAGATPEVHPALPQRAGVWESAPLILVGDDAARRVRRSARRRGVVLVGRDQDDPDVWRLAVEIGADHVLMLPDGEQWLVDRIADVAEGIGRPALTVGVIGGRGGAGASTLACALAVTSAREGLRTLLVDADPLGGGLDVLLGGETAKGLRWPAFAASRGRVGGGALEESLPELHALRVLSWDRGDCVAIPPQAVRAVLAAARRRGGTVVVDLPRRFDDGVAEVLAQLDLGLLVVPGELRAVAAAGRVSSAVGMVLRDLRVAVRTPCAPGLDDREVARLLRLPLAGEVPLDPALLRTDAGRRPPGAAARGPLGRFCKEFWERVLVEGGGGERGVQGAVR; this is encoded by the coding sequence GTGTCCGGATCCGTCACACACGACCCGCCGCCCACCGCCTCGGGGCGCCAGGGCAGGCCGCTCATCGTCACCGAGGACGTGTGCCTGCTGGACGACCTGCTGCGGCTGTGCGCCGCCGCCGGCGCCACACCCGAGGTCCACCCCGCGCTGCCGCAGCGCGCCGGGGTCTGGGAGTCCGCGCCGCTGATCCTCGTCGGCGACGACGCCGCGCGCCGGGTCCGCCGCTCCGCCCGCCGCCGCGGGGTGGTGCTCGTCGGCCGCGACCAGGACGACCCCGACGTGTGGCGCCTCGCCGTCGAGATCGGCGCCGACCACGTCCTGATGCTGCCCGACGGCGAACAGTGGCTCGTCGACCGCATCGCCGACGTCGCCGAGGGCATCGGACGGCCCGCCCTCACCGTCGGTGTCATCGGCGGGCGCGGCGGCGCCGGGGCCTCCACGCTCGCCTGCGCCCTCGCGGTCACCTCGGCGCGGGAAGGGCTGCGCACGCTCCTCGTGGACGCCGATCCGCTCGGCGGCGGGCTCGACGTCCTCCTCGGCGGCGAGACCGCCAAAGGGCTGCGCTGGCCCGCCTTCGCCGCCTCCCGGGGGCGGGTCGGCGGGGGCGCCCTGGAGGAGTCGCTGCCCGAGCTGCACGCCCTGCGGGTGCTCAGCTGGGACCGCGGCGACTGCGTCGCGATCCCGCCGCAGGCCGTCCGCGCGGTGCTCGCCGCCGCCCGGCGCCGGGGCGGCACGGTCGTCGTCGACCTTCCGCGCCGGTTCGACGACGGGGTCGCGGAAGTACTCGCCCAGCTCGACCTCGGGCTCCTCGTCGTCCCCGGCGAGCTGCGCGCCGTCGCCGCCGCCGGGCGGGTCTCCTCCGCCGTCGGGATGGTGCTGCGCGATCTGCGGGTCGCCGTGCGCACGCCCTGCGCGCCCGGTCTCGACGACCGGGAGGTCGCGCGGTTGCTGCGGCTGCCGCTGGCCGGGGAGGTGCCGCTGGATCCGGCGCTGCTGCGGACCGACGCGGGGCGGCGTCCGCCGGGGGCGGCGGCTCGGGGGCCGCTCGGGCGGTTCTGCAAGGAGTTCTGGGAGCGGGTGTTGGTGGAGGGAGGTGGGGGCGAGAGAGGGGTTCAGGGGGCGGTGAGGTGA
- a CDS encoding HAD family hydrolase, translating to MLGDVENHSLPRTAAFFDLDKTVIAKSSTLTFGKSFYQGGLINRRAALRTAYAQFVFLVGGMDHEQMERTREYLSALVRGWNVQQVKEIVAETLHDLIDPIIYDEAASLIEEHHTAGRDVVIVSTSGSEVVEPIGELLGADRVVATRMVVGDDGCYTGEVEYYAYGPTKAEAIRELAESEGYDLERCYAYSDSATDLPMLESVGHPHAVNPDRALRKEALTRGWPILDFHRPVRLKQRIPSFAPRPALVAAAAVGAAAATAGLVWYVSRRRPPLT from the coding sequence ATGCTCGGGGACGTGGAAAACCACTCCCTGCCCCGCACCGCGGCCTTCTTCGACCTGGACAAGACGGTCATTGCGAAGTCGAGCACTCTCACCTTCGGCAAGTCCTTCTACCAAGGCGGTCTGATCAACCGCAGGGCCGCCTTGCGCACCGCATATGCCCAGTTCGTCTTCCTCGTGGGCGGTATGGACCACGAGCAGATGGAACGCACCCGCGAGTACCTCTCCGCGCTGGTGCGCGGCTGGAACGTCCAGCAGGTGAAGGAGATCGTCGCCGAGACCCTGCACGACCTGATCGACCCGATCATCTACGACGAGGCCGCCTCCCTCATCGAGGAGCACCACACGGCCGGCCGCGACGTCGTGATCGTCTCCACCTCGGGCTCCGAGGTCGTCGAGCCGATCGGCGAACTCCTGGGCGCGGACCGGGTGGTGGCGACCCGGATGGTGGTGGGCGACGACGGCTGCTACACGGGCGAGGTCGAGTACTACGCCTACGGGCCGACGAAGGCGGAGGCGATCCGGGAGCTGGCCGAGTCCGAGGGGTACGACCTGGAGCGCTGCTACGCCTACAGCGACTCGGCGACGGACCTGCCGATGCTGGAGTCGGTCGGGCACCCGCACGCGGTGAACCCGGACCGCGCGCTGCGCAAGGAAGCGCTCACGCGCGGGTGGCCGATTCTCGACTTCCACCGCCCGGTCCGGCTCAAGCAGCGCATCCCGTCGTTCGCGCCGCGCCCGGCGCTCGTCGCGGCGGCGGCCGTGGGCGCGGCGGCGGCCACCGCGGGGCTCGTCTGGTACGTCAGCCGGAGGCGACCCCCGCTGACCTGA
- a CDS encoding Fic family protein, giving the protein MSTTGATADPLVALGTLPGVAESVESVRKSVDRVYGHRIMRRRSTAVTSEAALRGSRGSAALSGADWALEEVRRRTDFSADDEARVVGAALRLGAEAGQLLSVWRQSPLRVLARLHLVASAEQGDTTGRPRQDGEPVDEPLVELPLPGADEVSARLEGLAGLIVAGSAAPALVTAAVVHGELLALRPFTSHNGLVARAAARIVLIGSGLDPKSICPAEVGHAELGRAAYLAALEGYVSGTPEGVGAWIAHCGRAVELGARESTAVCEALQRGAA; this is encoded by the coding sequence ATGAGTACGACAGGCGCGACCGCCGATCCCCTGGTGGCCCTGGGCACGCTGCCCGGAGTGGCCGAGTCCGTGGAGTCCGTGCGCAAGTCCGTGGACCGGGTCTACGGCCACCGGATCATGCGCCGCCGCAGCACCGCGGTCACCTCCGAGGCGGCCCTGCGCGGGTCACGCGGCTCGGCCGCGCTCTCCGGGGCGGACTGGGCGCTCGAAGAGGTCCGCAGGCGCACCGACTTCAGCGCCGACGACGAGGCGCGCGTGGTCGGCGCCGCCCTCCGGCTCGGCGCCGAGGCGGGGCAACTGCTGTCCGTGTGGCGGCAGTCGCCCCTGCGCGTACTGGCCCGGCTGCACCTCGTCGCGTCGGCCGAGCAGGGCGACACGACCGGCCGTCCCCGGCAGGACGGCGAACCCGTCGACGAACCCCTCGTCGAACTCCCCCTCCCCGGTGCCGACGAGGTCTCCGCGCGACTGGAGGGGCTGGCCGGGCTGATCGTCGCGGGCAGTGCCGCGCCCGCGCTGGTCACCGCCGCCGTCGTCCACGGCGAACTGCTCGCCCTGCGCCCGTTCACCTCGCACAACGGGCTCGTCGCGCGTGCCGCCGCGCGGATCGTCCTCATCGGCAGCGGGCTCGACCCCAAGTCGATCTGCCCCGCCGAGGTGGGCCACGCCGAACTGGGGCGGGCCGCCTATCTCGCGGCCCTGGAGGGGTACGTGTCCGGGACGCCGGAGGGCGTGGGCGCGTGGATCGCGCACTGCGGGCGCGCGGTCGAGCTGGGGGCGCGGGAGTCGACGGCGGTGTGCGAGGCGCTGCAGCGCGGGGCGGCGTGA
- a CDS encoding ATP-binding protein, protein MKIAFVGKGGSGKTTLSSLFIRHLAAAGAPVIAVDADINQHLGPALGLDEDQAAALPAMGERLPLIKDYLRGDNPRIVSAETMIKTTPPGEGSRLLRVSEDNPVYEACARNVELDGGAVRLMVTGPFTDADLGVACYHSKTGAVELCLNHLVDGPREYVVVDMTAGSDSFASGMFTRFDLTFLVAEPTRKGVSVYRQYKEYARDYGVGLKVVGNKVQGPDDVEFLRAEVGDDLLVTVGHSDWVRAMEKGRPPRFDLLEEANRTALERLRTAADASYERRDWERYTRQMVHFHLKNAESWGNARTGADLAAQVDPGFVLGEGVAVTA, encoded by the coding sequence ATGAAAATTGCTTTCGTCGGGAAGGGCGGCAGCGGCAAGACGACGCTCTCCTCCCTGTTCATCCGCCATCTCGCCGCCGCCGGCGCGCCCGTGATCGCGGTCGACGCGGACATCAACCAGCACCTGGGGCCCGCGCTCGGCCTCGACGAGGACCAGGCCGCCGCGCTGCCCGCGATGGGCGAGCGGCTGCCGCTGATCAAGGACTACCTGCGCGGCGACAACCCGCGGATCGTCTCGGCCGAGACGATGATCAAGACCACCCCGCCCGGCGAGGGCTCCCGGCTGCTGCGGGTGAGCGAGGACAACCCGGTCTACGAAGCCTGCGCGAGGAACGTGGAACTCGACGGCGGCGCCGTGCGTTTGATGGTCACGGGCCCGTTCACGGACGCCGACCTCGGGGTCGCCTGCTACCACTCCAAGACGGGAGCAGTGGAGCTCTGCCTCAACCATCTGGTGGACGGCCCGCGGGAATACGTCGTGGTGGACATGACGGCCGGCTCGGACTCTTTCGCGTCCGGCATGTTCACCCGCTTCGACCTCACGTTCCTCGTCGCCGAGCCGACCCGCAAGGGGGTGTCCGTCTACCGCCAGTACAAGGAGTACGCCCGGGACTACGGCGTCGGCCTGAAGGTCGTCGGCAACAAGGTCCAGGGCCCGGACGACGTGGAGTTCCTGCGCGCCGAGGTCGGGGACGACCTGCTGGTGACCGTCGGGCACTCGGACTGGGTGCGGGCCATGGAGAAGGGCCGCCCGCCCCGGTTCGACCTCCTGGAGGAGGCCAACCGCACGGCGCTGGAGCGGCTGCGGACGGCCGCCGACGCGTCGTACGAGCGGCGCGACTGGGAGCGGTACACGCGCCAGATGGTCCACTTCCACCTGAAGAACGCCGAGTCGTGGGGGAACGCGCGCACCGGGGCCGACCTGGCGGCGCAGGTCGACCCCGGTTTCGTGCTCGGCGAGGGCGTCGCGGTTACGGCCTGA
- a CDS encoding bifunctional SulP family inorganic anion transporter/carbonic anhydrase, producing MFACAPTRAVDPYDHTPRPHRPHSPPPRRRLRPRLAGADVSASIAVFLIALPLSLGIALATGAPLQAGLVAAAVGGLVAGRLGGSPLQVSGPAAGLTVVTADLIQRYGWRATCAITVLAGLTQLALGCLRVARTALAVSPAVVHGMLAGIGVTIAVAQLHIVLGGSPQSSVTDNLRALPAQLAGLHPGAVAVSALTLALLLLWPRLPGRIGRALRKVPAALVAVTGATAAASLAGLTQPKVELPSWSSHALAGMPEGPVLGVVAAVLTITLVCSVQSLLGAVAVDKMIASRQASAPVAGGGPGPLPAAPAPRVGRSDLDRELLGQGAANIVSGVLGGLPVAGVAVRSSANVHAGAVSRNSTMLHGVLVVIAALLLVPVLELIPLASLAALVMAVGIQMVSLHHIRTVTRHREVLVYAVTTAGVVLLGVLEGVLLGVAVAVAVALRRLARTRITHTERGGVHHVHVRGQLTFLAVPRLSRALHVVPRGAHAVVELDGSFMDHAAYEALQDWHKTHTAQGGTADLSGRRAPAAPTECRCRPWTPWRNHQCGSLMPGAEREGGAGTAAGASGLGDITGHADPSAGTGHTGAPAGTRRTGAPYGGGRPSPFFGTGRAGAPADAGRTEASGTTGTTGTTGTTGTTPSPAHPSADPAHPAPGQARPSTDPTRSPSTPAHSPTDPTHLPDDPNTPTTSASTTASASPSAGTPPTTPPTPLTPAPQPSGHQLARGISAFQRNTAPHVRGELARLAKEGQRPAQLFLTCADSRLVTSMITSSGPGDLFVVRNVGNLVPLPGAESGDDSVAAAIEYAVDVLNVRSITVCGHSGCGAMQALLNSEPGGTQTPLKRWLRHGRPSLERMADDSRPWARLAGRAPADAVEQLCLTNVVQQLDHLRAHESVSRALTAGALELHGMYFHVGEAQAYLLTESREGKLFDHVGTVERPS from the coding sequence ATGTTCGCCTGCGCCCCCACCCGAGCCGTCGACCCGTACGACCACACCCCGCGCCCCCACCGGCCGCACAGCCCGCCGCCGCGCCGCCGCCTCCGCCCCCGCCTCGCGGGCGCCGACGTGTCGGCCTCGATCGCGGTCTTCCTGATCGCGCTGCCCCTCTCCCTCGGCATCGCGCTCGCGACCGGCGCGCCGCTCCAGGCGGGCCTCGTCGCCGCCGCCGTCGGCGGACTCGTCGCCGGCCGGCTCGGCGGGTCCCCCTTGCAGGTCAGCGGCCCCGCCGCGGGCCTCACCGTGGTCACCGCCGACCTCATCCAGCGCTACGGCTGGCGGGCGACGTGCGCGATCACCGTCCTCGCCGGGCTCACCCAGCTCGCCCTCGGCTGTCTGCGTGTGGCGCGCACGGCGCTCGCCGTCAGCCCCGCCGTCGTCCACGGCATGCTCGCCGGGATCGGCGTCACCATCGCCGTCGCGCAGTTGCACATCGTCCTCGGCGGCAGCCCGCAGAGTTCCGTCACGGACAACCTGCGCGCCCTGCCCGCCCAGCTCGCGGGGCTGCACCCCGGCGCCGTCGCGGTGAGCGCCCTCACGCTCGCGCTCCTGCTGCTGTGGCCGCGGCTGCCGGGGCGGATCGGGAGGGCGCTGCGGAAGGTGCCCGCCGCGCTCGTCGCCGTCACCGGCGCCACCGCCGCCGCCTCGCTCGCCGGACTCACGCAGCCCAAGGTCGAGCTGCCGTCCTGGTCCAGCCACGCGCTGGCCGGGATGCCGGAGGGGCCGGTGCTCGGCGTCGTAGCCGCCGTTCTGACGATCACGCTGGTGTGCAGCGTGCAGTCGCTGCTGGGCGCGGTCGCCGTGGACAAGATGATCGCCTCCCGGCAGGCGTCCGCGCCGGTCGCCGGCGGTGGCCCCGGGCCGCTGCCCGCCGCGCCCGCGCCGCGTGTCGGGCGCTCCGACCTCGACCGCGAACTCCTCGGCCAGGGCGCCGCGAACATCGTGTCCGGGGTGCTCGGCGGGCTGCCCGTCGCCGGGGTCGCGGTGCGCAGCTCGGCGAACGTGCACGCGGGCGCGGTGAGCCGGAACTCGACGATGCTGCACGGCGTTCTCGTGGTGATCGCCGCGCTGCTGCTGGTCCCCGTCCTGGAGCTGATCCCGCTCGCCTCGCTCGCCGCCCTGGTCATGGCCGTCGGCATCCAGATGGTGTCGCTGCACCACATCCGTACGGTCACGCGCCACCGCGAGGTGCTGGTCTACGCGGTCACCACCGCCGGCGTCGTGCTCCTCGGGGTCCTGGAGGGCGTGCTGCTCGGGGTCGCCGTCGCCGTGGCCGTCGCCCTGCGGCGGCTGGCGCGCACGCGCATCACCCACACGGAGCGCGGCGGCGTCCACCACGTCCACGTCCGGGGCCAGTTGACGTTCCTCGCGGTGCCCCGGCTCAGCCGCGCCCTGCACGTCGTCCCGCGCGGCGCGCACGCCGTCGTCGAGCTGGACGGCTCCTTCATGGACCACGCGGCGTACGAGGCGCTGCAGGACTGGCACAAGACGCACACCGCGCAGGGCGGCACCGCCGACCTCTCCGGCCGGCGCGCGCCCGCCGCGCCCACCGAATGCCGGTGCCGGCCCTGGACGCCGTGGCGCAACCACCAGTGCGGGAGCCTGATGCCGGGCGCCGAGCGGGAGGGCGGCGCGGGGACGGCGGCCGGAGCGTCGGGGCTGGGGGACATCACCGGTCACGCCGACCCGTCCGCCGGGACCGGCCACACCGGCGCGCCTGCCGGGACCCGCCGTACGGGCGCGCCGTACGGCGGCGGTCGTCCGAGCCCGTTCTTCGGCACGGGCCGCGCGGGCGCACCTGCCGACGCGGGCCGGACCGAGGCGTCCGGCACGACGGGCACGACGGGCACGACGGGGACGACAGGGACGACGCCCAGCCCGGCACACCCCTCAGCCGACCCGGCACACCCCGCGCCCGGCCAGGCCCGCCCCTCCACCGACCCGACCCGCTCCCCCAGCACCCCCGCCCACTCCCCGACCGACCCGACCCACCTCCCCGACGACCCCAACACCCCCACCACCTCCGCCTCCACCACTGCCTCCGCCTCCCCCTCCGCCGGCACACCCCCGACCACACCCCCCACCCCCCTCACCCCCGCCCCCCAACCCAGCGGACACCAACTAGCCCGAGGCATCAGCGCGTTCCAGCGCAACACCGCCCCCCACGTACGCGGCGAACTCGCACGGCTCGCCAAGGAGGGCCAGCGCCCGGCGCAGTTGTTCCTGACCTGCGCGGACTCCCGGCTGGTGACGTCGATGATCACGTCCAGCGGCCCCGGCGACCTGTTCGTCGTGCGGAACGTCGGCAACCTCGTCCCGCTCCCCGGCGCGGAGAGCGGCGACGACTCGGTGGCGGCGGCGATCGAGTACGCCGTGGACGTGCTGAACGTGCGGTCGATCACCGTGTGCGGGCACTCGGGGTGCGGGGCGATGCAGGCGCTGCTGAACTCCGAACCGGGCGGCACGCAGACCCCGTTGAAGCGGTGGCTGCGGCACGGGCGGCCCAGCCTGGAGCGCATGGCCGACGACAGCCGCCCCTGGGCGAGGCTGGCCGGGCGCGCGCCCGCCGACGCCGTGGAACAGCTCTGCCTCACCAACGTGGTCCAGCAGCTGGACCACCTGCGCGCGCACGAGTCGGTGTCCCGGGCCCTCACCGCGGGCGCGCTGGAGCTGCACGGCATGTACTTCCACGTCGGCGAGGCGCAGGCGTACCTGCTGACGGAGTCCCGCGAGGGCAAGCTCTTCGACCACGTGGGCACGGTCGAGCGGCCGTCCTGA
- the acs gene encoding acetate--CoA ligase yields MSNESLANLLKEERRFAPPADLAANANVTAEAYEQAKADRLGFWAAQARRLSWAEEPTETLDWSNPPFAKWFADGKLNVAYNCVDRHVENGLGDRVAIHFEGEPGDSRSITYAELKDEVSKAANALLELGVRAGDRVAIYLPMIPEAAISMLACARIGAPHSLVFGGFSADALATRIEDADAKLVITADGGHRRGKPLPLKPAVDDAVARVGSVRNVLVVRRTGQDVAWDDSRDVWWHEAVERQSAEHTPEAFDAEHPLFILYTSGTTGKPKGILHTSGGYLTQVSYTHHAVFDLKPESDVYWCTADVGWVTGHSYIVYGPLANGATQVMYEGTPDTPHQGRFWEIVQKYGVTILYTAPTAIRTFMKWGDDIPAKFDLSSLRVLGSVGEPINPEAWIWYRKNIGADATPVVDTWWQTETGAIMISPLPGVTEAKPGSAQTPLPGISATVVDDEANEVPNGGGGYLVLTEPWPSMLRTIWGDDQRFIDTYWSRFEGKYFAGDGAKKDDDGDIWLLGRVDDVMLVSGHNISTTEVESALVSHPSVAEAAVVGAADETTGQAIVAFVILRGTASESDDLVAELRNHVGTTLGPIAKPQRVLPVAELPKTRSGKIMRRLLRDVAENRALGDVTTLTDSTVMDLIQAKLPAAPSED; encoded by the coding sequence GTGAGCAACGAAAGCCTGGCCAACCTCCTCAAGGAGGAGCGGCGCTTCGCTCCGCCGGCGGACCTGGCGGCGAACGCCAATGTCACGGCCGAGGCGTACGAACAGGCCAAGGCTGACAGGCTCGGCTTCTGGGCGGCGCAGGCCCGTCGGCTGAGCTGGGCCGAGGAGCCGACCGAGACGCTGGACTGGTCGAACCCGCCGTTCGCGAAGTGGTTCGCGGACGGCAAGCTGAACGTCGCGTACAACTGCGTGGACCGGCACGTGGAGAACGGCCTGGGCGACCGGGTCGCGATCCACTTCGAGGGCGAGCCCGGCGACAGCCGTTCGATCACCTACGCCGAGCTGAAGGACGAGGTCTCCAAGGCGGCGAACGCGCTGCTGGAGCTGGGTGTCCGGGCCGGCGACCGGGTCGCGATCTACCTGCCGATGATCCCCGAGGCCGCGATCTCGATGCTGGCCTGCGCGCGCATCGGCGCCCCGCACTCGCTGGTCTTCGGCGGGTTCTCGGCGGACGCGCTGGCGACCCGCATCGAGGACGCCGACGCGAAGCTCGTCATCACGGCGGACGGCGGCCACCGGCGCGGCAAGCCGCTGCCGCTGAAGCCGGCCGTGGACGACGCGGTCGCGCGCGTCGGCAGTGTGCGCAACGTGCTGGTGGTGCGGCGGACCGGGCAGGACGTCGCCTGGGACGACAGCCGTGACGTGTGGTGGCACGAGGCCGTGGAGCGGCAGTCTGCCGAGCACACGCCCGAGGCGTTCGACGCCGAGCACCCGCTGTTCATCCTCTACACCTCGGGTACTACGGGTAAGCCCAAGGGCATCCTGCACACCTCCGGCGGCTACCTCACGCAGGTCTCCTACACGCACCACGCGGTCTTCGACCTCAAGCCGGAGTCGGACGTCTACTGGTGCACGGCCGACGTCGGCTGGGTCACCGGGCACTCGTACATCGTCTACGGGCCGCTGGCCAACGGCGCGACCCAGGTGATGTACGAGGGCACCCCCGACACCCCGCACCAGGGGCGCTTCTGGGAGATCGTCCAGAAGTACGGGGTGACGATCCTCTACACGGCGCCGACGGCGATCCGGACGTTCATGAAGTGGGGCGACGACATCCCCGCGAAGTTCGACCTGTCCTCGCTGCGCGTGCTCGGGTCCGTCGGGGAGCCGATCAACCCCGAGGCGTGGATCTGGTACCGCAAGAACATCGGGGCGGACGCGACGCCCGTCGTCGACACGTGGTGGCAGACCGAGACCGGCGCGATCATGATCTCGCCGCTGCCCGGGGTCACCGAGGCGAAGCCCGGCTCCGCGCAGACGCCGCTGCCGGGGATCTCCGCGACGGTCGTCGACGACGAGGCGAACGAGGTGCCCAACGGGGGCGGCGGCTACCTCGTCCTCACCGAGCCGTGGCCCTCCATGCTGCGCACCATCTGGGGCGACGACCAGCGGTTCATCGACACGTACTGGTCCCGCTTCGAGGGCAAGTACTTCGCCGGCGACGGTGCCAAGAAGGACGACGACGGCGACATCTGGCTGCTCGGGCGCGTGGACGACGTCATGCTCGTCTCCGGGCACAACATCTCGACGACGGAGGTCGAGTCGGCCCTCGTCTCGCACCCCTCGGTCGCCGAGGCGGCGGTGGTGGGCGCGGCCGACGAGACGACGGGGCAGGCGATCGTCGCCTTCGTCATCCTGCGCGGCACGGCGTCCGAGAGCGACGACCTGGTGGCGGAGCTCCGCAATCACGTCGGCACGACCCTGGGCCCCATCGCCAAGCCCCAGCGCGTCCTGCCGGTCGCGGAACTCCCGAAGACCCGCTCCGGCAAGATCATGCGACGCCTCCTGCGCGACGTCGCCGAGAACCGGGCCCTGGGCGACGTCACGACCCTGACCGACTCCACGGTCATGGACCTGATCCAGGCGAAGCTCCCGGCCGCACCGAGCGAGGACTGA
- the nhaA gene encoding Na+/H+ antiporter NhaA gives MTAPRSNRKFLGRLSLPERTFVVDALRTETVGGVLLLVAAVAALIWANVPAFGGSYESVSHFHLGPAALGLDLSVAHWAADGLLAIFFFVAGIELKRELVAGDLKDPKAAALPVVAALCGMAAPALVYTAVNAGGGGSLAGWAVPTATDIAFALAVLAVIGTSLPSALRAFLLTLAVVDDLFAILIIAVFFTGSLNFAALGGAVAGLALFWWLLRRDVRGWYVYVPLAVVVWALMYNSGVHATIAGVAMGLMLRCTTRDGEKRSPGERIEHLVRPVSAGFAVPLFALFSAGVSVSGGALGDVFRQPETLGVVLGLVVGKIVGIFGGTWLTARFTRASLSDDLAWADVFALASLAGIGFTVSLLIGELAFDGDAALTDEVKAAVLLGSLISACLATVLLKLRNARYRGLAEEEERDEDADGIPDVYERDDPAYHLRMAAIHDRKAAEHRRIARDMAADVAGGTGAGDGRPA, from the coding sequence GTGACCGCGCCCCGCAGCAATCGCAAGTTCCTCGGCAGGCTGTCGCTCCCGGAGCGGACGTTCGTCGTGGACGCGCTGCGGACGGAGACGGTCGGCGGGGTGCTGTTGCTCGTGGCGGCCGTGGCGGCGCTGATCTGGGCGAACGTGCCGGCGTTCGGGGGGAGTTACGAGAGCGTCAGCCACTTCCACCTGGGGCCGGCGGCCCTGGGTCTTGACCTGTCCGTCGCCCACTGGGCCGCCGACGGACTGCTGGCGATCTTCTTCTTCGTCGCCGGCATCGAGCTGAAACGTGAACTGGTCGCGGGCGACCTGAAGGACCCGAAGGCCGCCGCGCTGCCCGTCGTCGCCGCGCTGTGCGGGATGGCCGCACCGGCATTGGTCTATACCGCTGTCAACGCGGGCGGGGGCGGCTCGCTCGCGGGGTGGGCGGTGCCGACGGCGACGGACATCGCGTTCGCGCTGGCGGTACTGGCCGTGATCGGGACGTCGCTGCCGAGCGCGCTGAGGGCGTTCCTGCTGACGCTGGCCGTCGTCGACGACCTGTTCGCGATCCTGATCATCGCCGTGTTCTTCACCGGCTCGCTGAACTTCGCGGCGCTGGGCGGCGCGGTCGCGGGGCTCGCCCTGTTCTGGTGGCTGCTGCGCAGGGACGTCCGCGGCTGGTACGTGTACGTCCCGCTCGCCGTCGTCGTCTGGGCGCTGATGTACAACAGCGGCGTCCACGCGACGATCGCCGGTGTCGCGATGGGCCTGATGCTGCGGTGCACGACGCGCGACGGCGAGAAGAGGTCGCCCGGGGAGCGGATCGAGCACCTGGTGCGACCGGTGTCGGCGGGGTTCGCCGTCCCCCTGTTCGCCCTGTTCAGCGCGGGTGTGAGCGTGTCGGGCGGCGCGCTCGGCGACGTGTTCCGGCAGCCGGAGACACTGGGGGTGGTGCTCGGTCTGGTCGTCGGCAAGATCGTCGGCATCTTCGGCGGGACCTGGCTGACGGCACGTTTCACGCGGGCCTCGCTGAGTGACGACCTCGCCTGGGCCGACGTCTTCGCGCTGGCCTCGCTCGCGGGGATCGGCTTCACCGTCTCCCTGCTGATCGGCGAGCTGGCCTTCGACGGCGACGCGGCCCTGACCGACGAGGTGAAGGCCGCCGTCCTGCTCGGCTCGCTGATCTCGGCGTGCCTGGCGACCGTCCTGCTGAAGCTGCGCAACGCCAGGTACCGCGGGCTCGCCGAGGAGGAGGAGCGCGACGAGGACGCCGACGGCATCCCGGACGTGTACGAGAGGGACGACCCGGCGTACCACCTGCGGATGGCCGCGATCCACGACCGCAAGGCGGCCGAGCACCGCCGGATCGCCCGGGACATGGCGGCCGATGTGGCGGGCGGGACGGGCGCCGGGGACGGGCGTCCGGCATGA
- a CDS encoding phage holin family protein encodes MSAPDDSPVGAERSVGQLFASATAEMSALVHDEIALAKAQLKRDVKRGAISGGAFTVAGVVLLFSLPMLNFALAYGIRTWSHWNLALCFLLSFAANVLVAAVLGLVGVAMAKKAAKSKGPQKVAASMKETAGVLQNAKPHPRPELAQGKSPKAVEAVARSTS; translated from the coding sequence ATGAGCGCACCCGACGACAGCCCGGTCGGCGCCGAACGCAGCGTCGGTCAGCTGTTCGCCTCGGCGACGGCCGAGATGTCCGCGCTGGTGCACGACGAGATCGCGCTGGCGAAGGCACAGCTCAAGCGGGACGTGAAGCGGGGTGCGATCAGCGGCGGCGCGTTCACCGTCGCCGGCGTCGTCCTGCTGTTCTCCCTGCCGATGCTCAACTTCGCGCTGGCGTACGGCATCCGGACCTGGAGCCACTGGAACCTCGCCCTCTGCTTCCTGCTGTCGTTCGCCGCGAACGTGCTGGTCGCGGCCGTGCTCGGGCTGGTCGGCGTGGCCATGGCGAAGAAGGCCGCGAAGAGCAAGGGCCCGCAGAAGGTCGCCGCCTCCATGAAGGAGACCGCCGGCGTCCTGCAGAACGCGAAGCCGCACCCGCGTCCCGAACTCGCGCAGGGCAAGTCCCCGAAGGCCGTCGAGGCTGTGGCACGCTCGACGTCATGA